CATCGTAGTTGAAACGAACTTGTACCAGCTCCAGTTTGACCCGTTTGCTGATGCTGTCGTTCAGGTTCACAGTGGCTCGCTCAACAGTTCGATCGTCGATCGCGCGGTTGGTTTCAAATTTCATGGGCACCTGACTCAATCCGTCCAGCGTCGTAAACAAGAGGGAAAGATCAGCCGAGGACGGCATCAGGTATTGCTCAACATTGAACCCCTGCACCAGGAACTGACCGCGAAGGCGCAAATCCCGGATGTCGGCAGTGAGGTTGATCTTCCTTGGATTCTCCCGCGATACCCGCAGTTGCTGTTCCGTCTCCAGGGTGAAGTCGACACTGGTTGCCGGTCGGCCCTGTGCCTGTGCCAATTTATTGATGACCTGTCCGATCGACGAACTGCTGTTCGACCGGAACAGATAGGCTTCCCGCCGGGTCTCGTTGAACAGCAAGGCGGATTGCGACCAGGCCTGGTTGGACACCAGGAGCAAGAGCAGAAAAAGGATACGTTTCATAGGAGCGGCAGAATTGGCAAGGATGGTGCCATGAGCGAAAATAAGTCGTGGCAGCTTACCACCCGTTAACGGCAGTTGGAAATTATACCGCAAATAGTAACTTGACCATCACGGCTCTGACGGTATTGCGATCCGATAGATTTTCGTCCAACCCGACTACCCATGACAACCATTCAACCCAAGACGTTCGCCTTCCTGAAGGCATTGAAGAAGAACAACAATCGCGACTGGTTCAACGACCACAAATCCGAATACGAAAACGCGAAGGACAACGTACTCGGGTTCATCCAGGAGTTGGTTGTCGCGTTCAGCACCTTTGATTCGAGCCTGCGCGGACTGGAAGCGAAGGACTGTCTGTTCCGGATCTACCGGGACACGCGTTTCTCCAAAGACAAGACGCCCTACAAGACCAACCTGGGGGCTTCCATCAACGCGGGTGGAAAGAAATCGATGGGACCAGGTTATTATGTGCACCTGGAGCCCGGCGGAAGCTTTATCGCAGGCGGCATTTGGATGCCGCCTGCCGATGAAGTCAAAAAGATCCGGCAGGAAATCGATTATAATGGTAAAGACCTGAAGAAAGTCCTCACCAAACCTTCGTTCAAAAAAGCCTTTGGCGGGTTAAGTCGCGAGCATGCCTTAAAGACCGCGCCTAAAGGCTACCCGAAAGATCATCCGGATATTGAACTTCTTAAACTGAACAGCTTTATTGTTTGGAAAAACGTTTCCGATAAAGACATCCTTGGGCCGAAGTCGATCAAAACACTGACAACGCTTGGCAAGGAAATGAAGCCGTTGATGGATTTCCTGAAGACGGCTTTGGATTGACGTGAGTTGAAGGTTGAACGTTTGAACGTTACAACGTTCAAACGTTCAAACGTGCAACGCTTATTTCACTACGACTTTTACGACTTCGTTGGCCTCGCCGGAGACAAGGCGCAGCAGGTAAAAGCCTGGAGCAATACCGTTGAGGTCTATTTTGCGAGCTTGTTGATTCACGGCCGCTTCGAAATTTTCCGCAAACACCGATTTACCCTGCAGGTCGAGAAGTTGTGCATGGATCTGGCCGCGCATATTGCCGGATGGCACATAGAACAAATAGCTGCTGGCCGGATTCGGGAACACTTTCAATTGATCAGCCGAAGCCCGATCCTGGATGTCAGTGGATGTGGTAAGTTCCAAATCATCTACGATAAAATAAGAACCGACCGTGCCATCACCGGCTCCGGAGGTATCCGCAATGGAGAAGAAGATTTGATAAGAGGCCGTCGGCGTACCGTTGGTAAAGATCGGAACAGTGAAAGCGGTGTATCCGGCACTGTTGCCAAAGTAATCGCTACCACCACCGACCGGGTTGTTGGATGCATCGTAGGCCGCGATCGTGATCTGAATGATGTCGTTATTCAACACATTGCCTTTGTACCAGCCGATCAGGCTGGTGTAATCCTGCGTGACCGGGAATCCGCCGCCTCCGTTGGCAACGTACAGCAAAGGAGGAACGACACTGCCGAAGAAATCAACGATTTCTCCGCGCGCCGCGGACGTGCCGGAATGAACATCCGCAGATTGGGTTACCGGAGTATAGGTCCCCGGCACATTGTTGGACAACCAACTATCCGGGTTGCCACTCGTCCAGGTTTCGAAGCCGGCATTGGGGATTTGAGCGAACAAACCGCCCGAGAAGAGACCGGCTGCAAGCAGCGTAAGGATTTTTTTCATGATGGTAGAATTGGTACGTAAAATTACCAAGCCTGCCGCATGAAACCAATGACCTCGGATATTAATTACCGGACAACGAATCGTTGTTTCGGCGTGTCATTCAGGACAAGGGTATATGTCCCGGGCTGCCATCCGAGGATATCCAGGCGGATTTCGGCAACATCCCGTTCCTGACGTACCTGTTGACGGAACACTTCCCGCCCCTCCTGGTCCAGCACGAGGAGATCGGAAGTGCTTTGCGCACTGTTCCGACCAGCCGGTGGCAGCAGGATCCGAACAACTTCCCGTGCCGGATTCGGAAATACGGTCAACACAGCCTGTTCTGACGCGAGATTTTTCGTTCCACTCGCTACCGAAAGTGCCTGCAGGTCATCAACGACAAACGATGATTGCAAATGGGCCGGGACAGTTCCGCTGCCGTCCACGATGGTCATCGCAACCATCGCAAAGGCCGCTCCACTCCCGAACACGGTAACCGGAATATTCAACAAGGTGAAATCCGCGCACGACTGGGTGATCATGACCGATCCTCCGCCTACCAGCGCGTGACCGGCGTCGTACACATAGACGTTTGCATTGAACACATCACTGGAAAACAACTGGCACTTGTACCAGCATTGCACGGCCGTGATCGGTTCGTCCAATGGAAATCCTACGCCGTTGGTTTGAGATTGTAAGAGTGGCGGCACCGCGACACTGGTGGTGCCGGCTACCACTTCTCCGCGTACCGCATAACTACCCCCGTGGGCATCAATGGTCCGGGTAAGGGGTAGCACAGGGCCATTGTTGTTCACCGACCAGCCAGCTGGTGTGCCGCCGTTCCATTCTTCAAATCCGGGATTCGGTACCGGATTTTGTGCATGAGCGGATCGGGGTCCGATTGCTGTCAGGAGCACGATTAGTATGAAAGGTAACCGCAGCGTAGTTTTCACTTCATAGGGCCTGCGGTCGGGAGAGTACCGCCTCGACCGCAACAGAAAGATAGGTCGCGTGATTACCGGAAGAATAAAAAAAAGCCCCGCACCTTACGGCGCGGAGCCCCACACTTGAGAAAAAACAAATTATCAGGGTTTCCGGGGAGGGATTACAGTACGCGGGCTTGACGCAAAACGACATCCAGGCCTGAAATATCGAGCAGCTTGCATTCGCTGGCGGAACAGGTAAGGTCGCCCGTGGTTCCGGTGAGGCGGATCTTGCTGCATCCGAATACACGGGTTTTAACCTGCAGCGCACGAACATCCAGGTTGACCGTCGCGCCTTCGTTCGCACGAATGCTCAGGATATCGGTATTGATGTGGCCGCTGGCATAGACGGACGTATTCCCTGTGACATCCAGCAAAGCCAGGTCTTTTACACGAATCTCCACGCGGGCAGGAGATTTACGTCGTCCGTTCTTATTCACTTCCGTGATGTAGAGCGTGTCATTATTTCGGTAAACCGAGACATTCCGTACCTGATACGCGGTGCCCTGTACCGCTACTTCGAAATTCTCGGAGGGTACAAGCACGACTTCCAGGTCTCCCTTGATCACGATCGCGTGATAAGGATCAGACTGTAAGGTTTCAGTGACCGGCTGCCTGGTGCCGGCAAATGCAGCACTGACTTGGAGGACAAGTGCGGCGAGGAGGGTGAACATTGTTTTCATGACGTAACGGTTTGAGGGGGTGTTGCGGGAGCAAAGATGCACCCGACAATTGCGGTCAGACCGGAAGAAATGACCGAAGCGACAGAAATGCTGGTTGAAACGAAGACATGCGATTCGAACCTTTAAATTTTCGCGAATCGAAGAATGGGTGGAAATAAAAAAAGCAAACGATAACGTTTGCTTAAGAATAGCAGCTTGCGTGGCGGATCAATGCGGCATCAGCTTATCAGCTCCCGGCAAACAACGCAAGAGTGCAGGGAGGGCTTTATCCGTCATCTGACTCGCCGCGTCCTTGCAGGCAGGCTCGTCATTATCACAAAGTCCGGAAGGCTCCTGGCAACGGGCCATTTGCTCGGTTTCGCGCTCTAAGGATTTCGCATATAAGTGCATTCCCAATCCGATCCCAAGCATCAGGATCAACATTCCACCAACAACGATGGTGAGCAGGTTCTTGAAGGTCATGGCTGAAAATTTCTTCAATGATGGCGAATTAAGTCAATTTAAATATCCGAAATCTTACCGAAACGTTAATCTTCCGCACCGAAGCGTGTTGAAAGGAGGGACGAGGGGCGAGGGGCGAGGGACGTGGGGCGAGGGACGTGGGGCGAGGGACGTGGGACGAGGGACGTGGGGCGAGGGACGTGGGGCGAGGGACGTGGGGCGAGGGACGTGGGGCGAGGGACGTGGGACGAGGGGCGTGGGACGAGGGGCGAGGTGCGAAGAGTTTAACGGGGTAATTACGTAATTTTCGGCGTTTCAGTGAACCCGAAACCTGCCTGCCTGCCGAAGCTTTAGCGAAGGCAGGAACCCGCACCCCTCCTTCACTCCCCCATCCACGCCTTGAAATCCCCTGCCTTTTCCCGGGAGACGATCACTTCTTCTTCGGTCTTGGGTCGCACGTTGACTTTCAGTTTTCCATTGAACCAGGTGTGGACTTCTTCGATACAGTAACTGTTCAGAATGAACTGTCGGTTTGCCCGGAAAAACCTGCGCGGGTCTAACTGGTGTTCGAGTTCGTCGAGGGTATAATCCAGGACGAACTTTCTGTTATCGCAGGTGCGCAGAAAGACCAGTTTGTCCTCTGTAAAGAAGTAGGCGATCGCGTCTGAACTGACGGGCATGAGGCGCTGACCGGATCGTACGAGAAAGCGTTCGCGGTATTGCGTTCCTTGCTGTTGCGCGACCAGGGTTTCGATCAGCTTGCCGATATTCTGCTGGGTCGCGCCTTCCGAGATCTGACTTTGGCGAAGCGAGCGGAATTTTTCCAGGGCCGTTCGCAACTCTTCCGGCTTCACCGGTTTCAACAGGTAATCGACACTGTTCACCTTAAACGCCTTCAGCGCAAATTCGTCATACGCAGTTGTGAAGATGACCGGGCAACGGACATCGACCCGGGAAAAGATCTCGAAGCTTTGTCCATCGGCCAGTTCGATGTCCATCAGGATCAGGTCGGGTAATCCGTTTTCCTTGAGCCAGGATACCGTACCGGCAATACTGTCCGTGATGGCCAGGCAGCACATGTTCGGCTCCAGCTCCAAGACCATCTTGTTCAGCTTTCGGGCAGCCAATTCTTCGTCTTCGACGATCAGGAGATTCAGTGATTCTTTCATGGGCAGGGAAGGCTACTTCAGGAAGCAAGGCTGACATTCTCGGCACTACCGGCGAAGGGACGATACGGCATCCGGCTGTCCATGAGCGGAATGCTCACACGGAATTCTGTTGCCGTCTCGTTGATCTGTGGCTGCGGTTGTTTCAGCAAGCGGAACTTTTCGGTGATGTTGACAAGACCGAGGCCGCTGCCGGGAACCTGTTGGATCTTGCGCTGAAGGTTATTGACCACGTGCAACCAACCGTCGGAGGTGGCGGTGATGCGAACAAGCAAGGGACGTGAAACGGAGATGACATTGTGCTTAACCGCGTTCTCGACCAGCATCTGCAGGGTAAGCGGCGGCAACAAACGCTCCCGCATCCCGTCGGGAACCTCGATCAGCAGGTCGACGCCCTGGCGGAAGCGCGTGCGGAGCAGGAAGAAATAGGCTTTGATGAAGTCCAGTTCGCTTTGCAGGGTGGTGAGCTCCCGCTCGTTGCTTTGCAGGAGATAGCGATAGACGCTCGACAGTTCCGCGATGAAACTGACGGCCTGTTCCTTGTCTTCCTCCACCAGCGAGGACAACGAGTTCAGGCTATTGAAAAGAAAGTGCGGATTGACCTGGTTCTTCAGTGAATCGAACTGGCTCTGGAGATTGGCCTGTTTGAGCAACTCCGTCTCGGCGAGCAGTCGTTGCCATTGGTGGGAAGTAGTACAGCGATTCGTAAATGCCCGTGATCACCAGCGCGTAGAACATGTTCATCCCGAATCCATAGAAGTAGTCGAAGATGCCCGAATTCATTTCGCCGTAAAACTCGATCGCGTCCTGGAACCAGACTTTGAAAATCGACAACGCTACGGTTGCCAGGGTGACGTAGATCGTCAGGCGGATGATCCGGGTGCGCATGTTCTGCAGACCGGGAAAACGTTTCCGTACCTGCAAGACAACCCAGCGGGTGACTTCCCACGACAGGAAGACGAAAAACGTACTAAGCAGAAATATCTTCCAGAACGGAATGTTCTTCTCCTGCGAAAGGTGCAAATAGAAGAAGATGTTCAGAAAAATGTTGAGCGCGGTAATACCGCCGACCCTGAGCCAGAAGTCATTCACACGTTCCCGAACGGGTTGGGGGCCTTCATTTTCCTGCTTCATCAAGCTAAAAATAGGCAAATGATCCGGAGGGCGTCGCTTCCGTACTCCGAAACGTCGGATTCGCCCACCGAAACGGCATTACGACCGGATAGAGGGTAAAAAGAGAATTCCTAAATTGCCCTTACTTCAACCGTTTCGCGTATGTCCGAACATCATCCCCAGCCATCTCCGACTGAGGAGATCCGCAAAGAATTCCAGCTCGAGCGCATGATCCTGTTCAGCGATGCCGTGTTCGCGATCGTGATCACGCTCATGGCCATCGAGATCAAATTGCCCGAAAGCGATGGCCCGCGCACCGCGGAGCAGCTCATGCATGGCATGCACCACCTCCTGCCGATCCTGCTGGCTTACGTCGTGAGTTTCTGGTTCATCGGCATGTTGTGGTACCAGCACCTCAAGCTGTTCGGCCACCTGAAAAGTTACGACAAAGGACTGGTCTTCCGTAACCTCCTGCTGTTGTTCTGTGTCGGCCTTTTCCCCTTCAGCGTCTCCCTGCAAGTCAGCGGCTACCACGATTCCCTGATCCCGTTCACCATCTATTTCTCCGTCCTGGTCGCCTGCATGCTGGCTCAGGTCGTCCTCGTCCACTATGTTTTGGTCAGCCGTCCGCAACTGCGTATCGGATCCGACATCACCGACGACCTGCGCGAACTGAAGAATAAAAAAATAGGACTCCTCTCGCTGCTGCTCTGTTTTACTTTTAGCACGATCACGTATTACATGATCGGTGATGAAGAGCTGAAAACAATCGGTACACTCTGGTTCACCCTCATGTACCCCTTCATGCGACTGATGGGTTATCAGAAAAAGCCGAAAATGCCCAGGCATGCGGATTAACGTAACGCCAGTCGATCATATAACGATGACCCCATAGGGGTCTCATAATCCTATCCATTGGGATATATCGCAATGGAATTGCATTTCGATGACCCCGTAGGGGTCACAGTATCCCAGGGGGTCGTATAAAGGGTTCATCGGGCAAGCGGCTTGGAATTACAGCAGGACGGTCCCCCTTGAGGCGAAGCCGAAACGTTGCAGGCTAGCCCCGGGTGAGTGAGGCGCTCCCTGCGTTGAACAATGCAGGGGTGTTGATGCGCCGAGCGAACACGGGACCGGTGGTGAGAAGGAAGAAGGCGGTGCGCTGCTGATTATTCCAAATGAAGGATAGTTATTGGACAGGAGATCATCCAAGTCGGTCTACCGGAAAAAGTCCAAAACGACAAAATGGTAGAAACAAAAAACCCCGCTAGTGCGGGGTTCTTCATGGGTGTCTTCGGTTCAGGATCAAGCCTGGGCTTCGCTGCTCAGCGGGAGAACAGAGACAAAGCTCTTGTCCTTCTGGCCCTTCTTGAAAACAACGGTGCCGTCGATCAACGCGAACAGGGTGTGGTCCTTGCCGATGCCGACGTTCTGGCCCGGGAAGTGTTTGGTACCACGCTGACGCACGATGATGTTGCCGGCAATGGCCGACTGACCACCGTAGATCTTGATGCCAAGTCGTTTACTGTGTGACTCGCGACCGTTCTTGGAACTACCTACGCCTTTTTTATGTGCCATGGTATGAGGATGCTTTAGTTGTTAGGATTGAATCAGGCTTTGATGCCTTCGATTTGCAGGACGGTCAGGTCCTGACGGTGACCACTCTGCTTCTGGTAACCTTTCCGGCGCTTCTTTTTGAAGATGATGACTTTGTCGCCACGCTTGTGCGTAACGATCTTGGCCGAAACGCTGGCTCCCTTCAGAACCGGAGCGCCTACTTTCACCTTACCGTTGTCGTCGACGAGAAGAACGTCGCTGAACTCCAGCTTTTTGCCTTCTTCGCCTTCCATGCGGTTGACGACGACTTTCTGGTCCTTGGCAACCTTGAGCTGCTGGCCGGCAATGTTGACGATAGCGTACATCGTATTGATAATTAACTGTTTACAAGAATTTCCCTGAAATGCAGGGATGCAAATGTACGGAATGGTTGAGAAATGGGCAAAAAAATTAGAGTAGAAAATAGGGGCTGGTAATTAGAAACTGGTAATTAGAAACTGGTAATTAGAAACTGGTAATTAGAAACTGGTAATTAGAAACTGGTAATTAGAAGCTGGGATTGGGGAGATTCAGAGCGACTTGGGCTGAATTATTTAAATTTTGACTAATTTGTTGGGTTTTTCTTCTCCTCGTCCCTCGTCCCTCGTCCCTCGTCCCTCGTCCCTCGTCCCTCGTCCCTCGTCCCTCGTCCCTCGTCCCTCGTCCCTCGTCCCTCGTCCCTCGTCCCTCTCCTTCCCATGCCCAACCGTCTTCTCCACGAATCGAGCCCTTACCTGCTCCAACACGCCCACAACCCGGTCGACTGGTACCCCTGGGGGGAAGAAGCCTGGGAGAAAGCCCGAAAGGAGAACAAGTTGGTTCTGGTCTCGATCGGCTATTCGTCTTGTCACTGGTGCCATGTCATGGAACGACAAAGCTTCGAGCAGGAAGCAGTGGGCAAGCTGATGAACGAACATTTCGTCTGCATCAAGGTCGATCGGGAAGAACGGTCGGATGTGGACCAGGTGTACATGTCGGCGGTGCAACTCATGACCGGCGGCGGCGGCTGGCCACTCAACTGCTTTACCCTGCCCGACGGCCGTCCGATCTACGGCGGCACGTACTTCCCGCGACCTCAATGGGAAGATTTGCTGGTTCGCCTGCATCATTTTTACCTCACCGATCCCGAACGCGCCCGCACGTACGCGGATGAGCTCATGAACGGTCTCCGGCAGATGGAGCAGTTTGCAACAAAGGCCGGTCATCCGGAATTCTCCATGACCACTATCGACGAAATGATGGTGAACTGGAAGCGTCGCTTCGATCCACGCGAAGGCGGGCCGGACCGTGCACCGAAATTTCCCTTGCCCAACAACTACAGTTTCCTGCTTCGTTACCTCAGCTGCGCCCATGATCCGGAAACCGAAGCGCAGGTACACCTGACCCTCGGGAAGATGGCCATGGGCGGGATCTACGATCAGATCGGCGGCGGCTTCTCCCGCTATTCCGTAGATGCGGAATGGAAAGTCCCGCACTTTGAAAAAATGCTCTACGACAACGCCCAGTTGGTCACCCTTTATGCGGAAGCCCATCGGCGTTCGCCGAACCCGCTCTACGAAACGGTGATACGCGAATCACTGGCGTTTATCGAACGTGAACTCAGTGACCCGAACGGTGGAGGTTACGCAGCCCTCGATGCCGATTCGGAAGGCGAGGAAGGACGATTCTACACCTGGGAGCCGGAGGAACTTCGCACGGTGATCGGTCGACTGCAATTCGACCTGCCTCCGGGTATCGACCCGGTGACACTCCTCTTCGACTATTATCGCGTAGGTGCCGAAGGTCACTGGGAATTCGATCGCAACATCCTGCTTCGGAAAGAACACGACGACTCCTTCGCTGCACGGCATCAACTTTCACAGGAGACATTGCTCGCGTTTCTACGAACAGCGAAAGCAGGACTGCTACACTCCCGGGAAAAACGCGAACGACCCGGACTCGATAAAAAGATCCTGCTTTCCTGGAATGCCCTCCTCCTGGAAGCCTGGTGCGAAGCCTATCGGGCGCTCGGCGACCCGGCGTTTCTTGAAAATGCCATTCGGTTGGGAGAGCGATTACGTTCACATGCACTGGCGGATGGTCGTTTGCCCCATCTGCTGGAGAACGGGCAGAAGCCCGCCAACCCGGGGTTCCTCGACGACTATGCCTTCTTTGCACAGGGCATGATCTCCTTGTATGGCGTCACCTTCGACGAAGCGTGGCTCTGGTCGGGACGGAACGCGGTTGCGTATGCGTTGGAACATTTTTCGGATCCGGAAAGTCCGTTGCTTTGGTATACTTCCGATCTCGACCCGCCATTGGTCACGCGCAAGAAAGAGGTGCACGATAACGTGATCCCCGCTTCCAACTCCTGCATGGCCCGGGTGTTGTTTACACTCGGTCGTTACTTCGGTGAAGAGGCGTGGATGCTGCGCGCAAGACAGATGCTGTTTCAGGTCACCGGTGAAATGCCCCGGTACGGAAGCGGTTTCTCCAACTGGGCGATCTTGCTGCTCGAACAGCTCTTCCCGTCGCGCGAACTGGTCTTGGCCGGCGAACCGGAACCTAGAGCCTTGGACCATTTACGTTCCGCCTGGCATCCACACCTCCTGCTTGCCTGGGCCCGGACCGGTCAGGAACGCCTGCCCCTGTTGCAGGGACGATACCTGCCTGCCAAGACCCTCTATTATGTCTGTGAAAACGGTAGTTGTCAT
This DNA window, taken from Bacteroidota bacterium, encodes the following:
- a CDS encoding DUF2461 domain-containing protein, giving the protein MTTIQPKTFAFLKALKKNNNRDWFNDHKSEYENAKDNVLGFIQELVVAFSTFDSSLRGLEAKDCLFRIYRDTRFSKDKTPYKTNLGASINAGGKKSMGPGYYVHLEPGGSFIAGGIWMPPADEVKKIRQEIDYNGKDLKKVLTKPSFKKAFGGLSREHALKTAPKGYPKDHPDIELLKLNSFIVWKNVSDKDILGPKSIKTLTTLGKEMKPLMDFLKTALD
- a CDS encoding T9SS type A sorting domain-containing protein — its product is MLLTAIGPRSAHAQNPVPNPGFEEWNGGTPAGWSVNNNGPVLPLTRTIDAHGGSYAVRGEVVAGTTSVAVPPLLQSQTNGVGFPLDEPITAVQCWYKCQLFSSDVFNANVYVYDAGHALVGGGSVMITQSCADFTLLNIPVTVFGSGAAFAMVAMTIVDGSGTVPAHLQSSFVVDDLQALSVASGTKNLASEQAVLTVFPNPAREVVRILLPPAGRNSAQSTSDLLVLDQEGREVFRQQVRQERDVAEIRLDILGWQPGTYTLVLNDTPKQRFVVR
- a CDS encoding DUF2807 domain-containing protein: MKTMFTLLAALVLQVSAAFAGTRQPVTETLQSDPYHAIVIKGDLEVVLVPSENFEVAVQGTAYQVRNVSVYRNNDTLYITEVNKNGRRKSPARVEIRVKDLALLDVTGNTSVYASGHINTDILSIRANEGATVNLDVRALQVKTRVFGCSKIRLTGTTGDLTCSASECKLLDISGLDVVLRQARVL
- a CDS encoding DUF1211 domain-containing protein, with amino-acid sequence MSEHHPQPSPTEEIRKEFQLERMILFSDAVFAIVITLMAIEIKLPESDGPRTAEQLMHGMHHLLPILLAYVVSFWFIGMLWYQHLKLFGHLKSYDKGLVFRNLLLLFCVGLFPFSVSLQVSGYHDSLIPFTIYFSVLVACMLAQVVLVHYVLVSRPQLRIGSDITDDLRELKNKKIGLLSLLLCFTFSTITYYMIGDEELKTIGTLWFTLMYPFMRLMGYQKKPKMPRHAD
- a CDS encoding histidine kinase translates to MLKQANLQSQFDSLKNQVNPHFLFNSLNSLSSLVEEDKEQAVSFIAELSSVYRYLLQSNERELTTLQSELDFIKAYFFLLRTRFRQGVDLLIEVPDGMRERLLPPLTLQMLVENAVKHNVISVSRPLLVRITATSDGWLHVVNNLQRKIQQVPGSGLGLVNITEKFRLLKQPQPQINETATEFRVSIPLMDSRMPYRPFAGSAENVSLAS
- a CDS encoding thioredoxin domain-containing protein, whose protein sequence is MPNRLLHESSPYLLQHAHNPVDWYPWGEEAWEKARKENKLVLVSIGYSSCHWCHVMERQSFEQEAVGKLMNEHFVCIKVDREERSDVDQVYMSAVQLMTGGGGWPLNCFTLPDGRPIYGGTYFPRPQWEDLLVRLHHFYLTDPERARTYADELMNGLRQMEQFATKAGHPEFSMTTIDEMMVNWKRRFDPREGGPDRAPKFPLPNNYSFLLRYLSCAHDPETEAQVHLTLGKMAMGGIYDQIGGGFSRYSVDAEWKVPHFEKMLYDNAQLVTLYAEAHRRSPNPLYETVIRESLAFIERELSDPNGGGYAALDADSEGEEGRFYTWEPEELRTVIGRLQFDLPPGIDPVTLLFDYYRVGAEGHWEFDRNILLRKEHDDSFAARHQLSQETLLAFLRTAKAGLLHSREKRERPGLDKKILLSWNALLLEAWCEAYRALGDPAFLENAIRLGERLRSHALADGRLPHLLENGQKPANPGFLDDYAFFAQGMISLYGVTFDEAWLWSGRNAVAYALEHFSDPESPLLWYTSDLDPPLVTRKKEVHDNVIPASNSCMARVLFTLGRYFGEEAWMLRARQMLFQVTGEMPRYGSGFSNWAILLLEQLFPSRELVLAGEPEPRALDHLRSAWHPHLLLAWARTGQERLPLLQGRYLPAKTLYYVCENGSCHLPKDNWADALAEIKG
- a CDS encoding T9SS type A sorting domain-containing protein; the encoded protein is MKKILTLLAAGLFSGGLFAQIPNAGFETWTSGNPDSWLSNNVPGTYTPVTQSADVHSGTSAARGEIVDFFGSVVPPLLYVANGGGGFPVTQDYTSLIGWYKGNVLNNDIIQITIAAYDASNNPVGGGSDYFGNSAGYTAFTVPIFTNGTPTASYQIFFSIADTSGAGDGTVGSYFIVDDLELTTSTDIQDRASADQLKVFPNPASSYLFYVPSGNMRGQIHAQLLDLQGKSVFAENFEAAVNQQARKIDLNGIAPGFYLLRLVSGEANEVVKVVVK
- the rpmA gene encoding 50S ribosomal protein L27; the protein is MAHKKGVGSSKNGRESHSKRLGIKIYGGQSAIAGNIIVRQRGTKHFPGQNVGIGKDHTLFALIDGTVVFKKGQKDKSFVSVLPLSSEAQA
- the rplU gene encoding 50S ribosomal protein L21 gives rise to the protein MYAIVNIAGQQLKVAKDQKVVVNRMEGEEGKKLEFSDVLLVDDNGKVKVGAPVLKGASVSAKIVTHKRGDKVIIFKKKRRKGYQKQSGHRQDLTVLQIEGIKA
- a CDS encoding response regulator transcription factor, which translates into the protein MNLLIVEDEELAARKLNKMVLELEPNMCCLAITDSIAGTVSWLKENGLPDLILMDIELADGQSFEIFSRVDVRCPVIFTTAYDEFALKAFKVNSVDYLLKPVKPEELRTALEKFRSLRQSQISEGATQQNIGKLIETLVAQQQGTQYRERFLVRSGQRLMPVSSDAIAYFFTEDKLVFLRTCDNRKFVLDYTLDELEHQLDPRRFFRANRQFILNSYCIEEVHTWFNGKLKVNVRPKTEEEVIVSREKAGDFKAWMGE